In the Bradyrhizobium guangzhouense genome, one interval contains:
- a CDS encoding chemotaxis protein CheW has product MAATSQYLTLGLAGETFGISIRNVREILDMRPISRLPHAPNFLLGMIDVRGAGYPIVDLRTKLGLPAVAATEATRIIILDVPMNDRLVGVGFVADCVFEVTDIDEQAIEPIPEVGGKWQSDYAAGIGRKGEKFVVIFDLARLMAADGMTEGSAARLDASFAA; this is encoded by the coding sequence ATGGCCGCAACCTCGCAATATCTGACGCTCGGGCTCGCCGGCGAGACGTTCGGCATCAGCATCCGCAACGTGCGGGAAATCCTGGACATGCGGCCGATCTCGCGCCTGCCGCATGCGCCGAACTTCCTGCTCGGCATGATCGATGTGCGCGGCGCGGGATATCCAATCGTGGATCTCCGCACCAAGCTCGGCCTGCCGGCCGTGGCGGCCACCGAGGCGACCCGCATCATCATCCTCGACGTGCCGATGAATGACCGCCTGGTCGGCGTCGGCTTTGTGGCCGACTGCGTGTTCGAGGTGACCGACATCGACGAGCAGGCGATCGAGCCGATCCCCGAAGTCGGCGGCAAATGGCAGTCCGATTACGCCGCCGGTATCGGCCGCAAGGGCGAAAAGTTCGTCGTCATCTTCGACCTCGCCAGGTTGATGGCCGCGGACGGGATGACGGAAGGAAGTGCCGCGCGGTTGGATGCGTCCTTTGCGGCCTGA
- a CDS encoding methyl-accepting chemotaxis protein, whose translation MRFTVKAKLASAFGLVIVLSMVAGGVAYMKLGDMMTTADSMVLRAKRMEKAAEIEKLILLQLRAEKNSILAEGNEYEQDVTDAATRREQTLKTKDEVYALASEQGKKLLDTFAVTLGKMNAYQEETIRVAKVDKVKATERSAGEGRKVVADALDAVGAYVGNTKKQMAEQAVQSKEEGHQAQLMLMALIAISLAIAIAAALWISISISRALGRAVALAGAVASGDLGQTINVTSNDEVGDLVKSLNGMVGKLRQIVQEALTAAQNVSAGSQELSASAEQLSQGATEQASSAEEASSSMEEMASNVKQNADNANQTEKIAAQSAKDAEASGVAVGRAVEAMQTIAEKITIVQEIARQTDLLALNAAVEAARAGEHGKGFAVVASEVRKLAERSQAAAADIGTLSSETVKVAQEAGSMLSKLVPDIKKTAELVQEITAACREQDVGSSQINQAIQQLDKVGQQNASASEQVSSTSEELASQAEQLQSTISFFRIEQAGRSEAVASAPIDRAVTQLRSKAGQMQAADRGAKKPVPVRKPARAAKVANGGGFAFDMQDGEDDRDAEFQR comes from the coding sequence ATGAGATTCACGGTCAAGGCAAAGCTTGCCAGCGCGTTCGGTCTGGTCATCGTCCTGTCAATGGTCGCAGGCGGCGTCGCCTACATGAAGCTCGGCGACATGATGACGACCGCCGACAGCATGGTGCTGCGCGCCAAGCGAATGGAGAAGGCGGCCGAGATCGAGAAGCTCATCCTGCTTCAGCTACGGGCCGAAAAGAATTCCATCCTGGCTGAAGGGAACGAATACGAGCAGGATGTCACGGACGCCGCCACCCGCCGTGAGCAGACGCTGAAGACCAAGGACGAGGTCTATGCCCTCGCAAGCGAACAAGGCAAGAAACTGCTGGATACCTTCGCCGTCACACTCGGCAAGATGAATGCCTACCAGGAAGAGACCATCCGTGTAGCGAAGGTAGACAAGGTCAAGGCAACCGAACGCTCCGCCGGCGAAGGCCGCAAGGTGGTCGCGGACGCGCTCGACGCCGTGGGTGCCTATGTGGGGAACACCAAGAAGCAGATGGCCGAGCAGGCCGTCCAGTCGAAGGAAGAAGGCCACCAGGCCCAGCTCATGTTGATGGCCCTGATCGCAATCTCGCTTGCGATTGCGATCGCCGCGGCGCTGTGGATCTCGATCTCGATCAGCCGGGCGCTCGGACGTGCCGTCGCTCTCGCTGGTGCGGTCGCGAGCGGCGACCTCGGTCAGACGATCAATGTTACGAGCAATGACGAGGTCGGCGATCTCGTCAAATCGTTGAACGGCATGGTCGGGAAGCTCAGACAGATCGTCCAGGAGGCGCTCACCGCCGCGCAGAACGTCTCGGCCGGCAGCCAGGAGCTCTCGGCCAGCGCCGAGCAGCTCTCGCAGGGCGCGACCGAGCAGGCCTCGTCGGCCGAGGAAGCCTCGTCCTCGATGGAGGAGATGGCTTCCAACGTGAAGCAGAACGCCGACAACGCCAACCAGACCGAGAAGATCGCGGCGCAGTCGGCCAAGGACGCGGAAGCCAGCGGCGTCGCCGTCGGCCGTGCCGTCGAAGCCATGCAGACCATCGCCGAGAAGATCACCATCGTGCAGGAGATCGCGCGCCAGACCGACCTGCTGGCCCTCAACGCCGCAGTCGAAGCCGCCCGCGCCGGCGAGCATGGCAAAGGCTTTGCCGTGGTCGCCTCCGAAGTGCGCAAGCTCGCCGAGCGCAGCCAGGCTGCCGCCGCCGACATCGGCACGCTGTCGAGCGAGACCGTGAAGGTCGCGCAGGAAGCCGGCTCCATGCTGTCGAAGCTCGTGCCCGACATCAAGAAGACGGCCGAGTTGGTCCAGGAAATCACCGCCGCCTGCCGCGAGCAGGACGTCGGCTCCTCGCAGATCAACCAGGCGATCCAGCAGCTCGACAAGGTCGGCCAGCAGAACGCCAGCGCCTCCGAGCAGGTGTCTTCGACCTCGGAAGAGCTCGCCTCGCAGGCCGAGCAGCTGCAATCGACCATCTCGTTCTTCCGCATCGAGCAAGCCGGGCGGAGCGAGGCCGTAGCGTCCGCGCCGATCGACCGCGCCGTCACCCAGCTTCGCAGCAAGGCGGGGCAGATGCAGGCGGCGGATCGCGGCGCGAAGAAGCCCGTGCCCGTTCGCAAGCCGGCGCGCGCGGCAAAGGTCGCCAATGGCGGCGGCTTCGCCTTCGACATGCAGGACGGCGAAGACGATCGCGACGCCGAGTTTCAACGCTGA
- a CDS encoding chemotaxis protein CheW, giving the protein MTEGQVAEHRADAMQVVMIGLGEEKFALDAGLVREIIDPVPVTKVAGARAFVPSVINVRGNVIPLADLRIRFGMPQLDDSADTRIVVIEIELDNEPVLVGVTADKVYEVTEISQTDVQQTPRVGMHWKPEFIRFIAKWREEFVIVPNMERILN; this is encoded by the coding sequence ATGACCGAGGGACAGGTGGCCGAACACCGGGCCGACGCGATGCAGGTCGTCATGATCGGCCTCGGCGAGGAAAAATTCGCGCTCGACGCCGGCCTCGTGCGCGAGATCATCGACCCCGTGCCCGTGACCAAGGTGGCGGGTGCGCGGGCGTTCGTTCCCAGCGTGATCAATGTCCGCGGCAACGTCATTCCGCTTGCTGACTTGCGCATCCGTTTCGGCATGCCGCAGCTCGACGATTCCGCCGACACGCGCATCGTGGTCATCGAGATCGAGCTCGACAACGAGCCGGTTCTGGTCGGCGTCACCGCCGACAAGGTCTATGAAGTCACGGAGATCTCGCAGACCGACGTGCAGCAGACACCGCGCGTCGGCATGCACTGGAAGCCGGAGTTCATTCGCTTCATTGCGAAATGGCGTGAAGAGTTCGTCATCGTTCCGAACATGGAACGCATTCTGAATTGA
- a CDS encoding chemotaxis protein CheA codes for MSALDPTEVFRQEASELFEVLEGALLDLGQRPDDRELVDSAFRALHTIKGSGAMFGFDKVASFTHEFETAFDRVRKGEIKPTQELISVALAAKDYIRALIEDPQSTDDIIGEAILDDLKRFVSSDQPGAAVAEIVEAPPLAPVESRQAGWHLTLEFESHILRNGSNPLDLLEDLCKLGPCFVVPVTDGIPFLDEMEPEDCYLKWDVKLHAACDKAAIDDVFMFVSDEMKLTLAPLEHIEAPAPAPVFQLLDEEPAPVVEMPVPLVEAVAAPVAVQPVAKAEPKAEPKPEPKPEPKAEAKRDDRGIATVRVQAERLDELMDRVGELVIAQARLTQLAASGSDLSIKMIAEEIERLASSLRDTTMGARMVPIGSLFGRFRRLIHDLSRDLSKPVEFVTTGEDTELDKTMIECLADPLVHLIRNAIDHGIEDTATRTANGKTEQGRIELAAVHSGAQVLVTVKDNGGGLNTARIRAKAEEQGLIAAGAVLSDHEIHQFLFHPGFSTAQTISALSGRGVGMDVVKRTIENMRGSIDLSTKPGQGTIVTLRLPLTLAIIEGLLIRVGEGRYIIPLSAVEECIELTAEDERSRGRNFLNVRGNLVPFLRLREIMSSSGTPDRHQKTIIISTGETHVGLVADQIIGNHQTVIKSLSKLHSDVTIFSGATILGDGTAALILDVAQLVTLAQSKVEKQHISEAA; via the coding sequence ATGAGTGCGTTGGACCCGACCGAGGTCTTCCGTCAGGAAGCCAGCGAGCTCTTCGAAGTCCTGGAAGGGGCTCTGCTCGACCTCGGCCAGCGTCCCGACGACCGCGAGCTGGTCGATTCCGCCTTCCGCGCCCTGCATACGATCAAGGGATCGGGCGCGATGTTCGGCTTCGACAAGGTCGCGTCCTTCACCCACGAGTTCGAGACTGCGTTCGACCGCGTCCGTAAGGGCGAGATCAAGCCGACCCAGGAGCTGATCTCGGTCGCGCTCGCCGCCAAGGACTATATCCGCGCGTTGATCGAGGATCCGCAGTCGACCGACGACATCATCGGCGAAGCCATCCTCGACGACCTCAAGCGTTTCGTCTCGTCGGATCAGCCCGGTGCGGCCGTGGCCGAGATCGTCGAAGCGCCGCCGCTCGCGCCCGTCGAGAGCAGGCAGGCCGGCTGGCATCTCACCCTGGAATTCGAATCCCACATCCTTCGCAACGGTTCGAACCCGCTCGATCTGCTGGAAGATCTCTGCAAGCTCGGACCCTGCTTCGTCGTTCCCGTGACCGACGGCATCCCGTTCCTCGACGAGATGGAGCCGGAAGACTGCTATCTCAAATGGGACGTCAAGCTGCACGCGGCCTGCGACAAGGCGGCGATCGACGACGTCTTCATGTTCGTCTCGGACGAGATGAAGCTGACGCTCGCGCCGCTGGAGCATATCGAAGCGCCGGCGCCGGCTCCGGTGTTCCAACTCCTCGACGAGGAGCCAGCTCCGGTCGTCGAGATGCCCGTACCGTTGGTTGAAGCTGTTGCCGCGCCAGTTGCCGTACAGCCCGTCGCGAAAGCGGAGCCCAAAGCCGAACCCAAGCCCGAACCCAAGCCCGAACCGAAGGCCGAAGCCAAGCGCGACGATCGCGGTATCGCCACGGTCCGCGTCCAGGCCGAGCGCCTCGACGAGCTGATGGACCGCGTCGGCGAGCTCGTCATCGCCCAGGCACGGCTGACCCAGCTTGCGGCTTCCGGCTCCGATCTCTCGATCAAGATGATCGCCGAGGAGATCGAACGGCTTGCCTCGTCCCTGCGCGATACCACGATGGGCGCGCGCATGGTGCCGATCGGCTCGCTGTTCGGCCGCTTCCGCCGCCTGATCCACGATCTGTCGCGCGACCTGTCGAAGCCGGTCGAGTTCGTCACGACGGGCGAGGATACCGAGCTCGACAAGACCATGATCGAGTGCCTGGCCGATCCGCTGGTGCACCTGATCCGCAACGCGATCGACCACGGTATCGAGGACACGGCGACCCGCACTGCCAACGGCAAGACCGAGCAGGGCCGCATCGAGCTCGCGGCCGTGCATTCCGGTGCACAGGTGCTCGTCACCGTGAAGGACAATGGCGGCGGCCTCAACACCGCGCGCATCCGCGCCAAGGCCGAAGAGCAGGGCCTGATCGCCGCCGGCGCCGTGCTCTCGGATCACGAGATCCACCAGTTCCTGTTCCATCCGGGCTTCTCGACCGCGCAGACCATTTCGGCGCTATCAGGTCGCGGCGTCGGCATGGACGTCGTCAAGCGCACCATCGAGAACATGCGCGGCTCGATCGACCTGTCGACCAAGCCGGGCCAGGGCACCATCGTGACCCTGCGTCTGCCCCTGACGCTCGCGATCATCGAAGGTCTCCTGATCCGCGTCGGCGAGGGCCGCTACATCATTCCGCTGTCGGCGGTGGAGGAATGCATCGAGCTGACCGCCGAGGACGAGCGCTCCCGTGGCCGCAACTTCCTCAACGTGCGCGGTAACCTCGTGCCTTTCCTGCGCCTGCGCGAGATCATGTCGTCCTCGGGTACGCCTGACCGGCACCAGAAGACGATTATCATTTCGACCGGCGAGACTCATGTCGGCCTGGTCGCCGATCAGATCATCGGCAACCACCAGACCGTGATCAAATCGCTCTCCAAGCTGCATTCGGACGTCACCATCTTCTCCGGCGCGACCATCCTGGGCGACGGCACGGCGGCGCTGATCCTCGACGTCGCACAGCTCGTCACGCTGGCGCAGTCGAAGGTCGAGAAACAGCATATCAGCGAGGCTGCGTAA
- a CDS encoding response regulator, protein MATILTVDDSPSIRQMIKVVLEPAGHNVIEAGDGAQGLAKAQAGKLDLVITDLNMPVMNGLELIKALRKLPSAVGMPIVFLTTESNDTVKQEAKSAGATGWITKPFKPEQLLAVVAKLVRA, encoded by the coding sequence ATGGCCACGATTCTCACGGTCGACGACTCTCCCAGCATCCGTCAGATGATCAAGGTCGTGCTCGAGCCCGCCGGTCACAACGTCATCGAGGCCGGCGACGGCGCTCAAGGGCTCGCCAAGGCTCAGGCCGGCAAGCTCGACCTCGTCATCACCGACCTCAACATGCCCGTCATGAACGGGCTGGAGCTGATCAAGGCGCTTCGCAAGCTGCCGAGCGCGGTCGGCATGCCCATCGTGTTCCTCACCACCGAATCCAACGATACGGTGAAGCAGGAGGCCAAGAGTGCCGGCGCGACGGGATGGATCACCAAGCCGTTCAAGCCTGAGCAATTGCTCGCCGTCGTCGCAAAACTGGTGCGCGCATGA
- a CDS encoding STAS domain-containing protein: MSSDVTEPKWSLRLPADCSIAAIRSVYDLIREAFGRQDRLEIDCSSVDKADVTSIQLLLSAAKTGDAQGRPVVLTSFSQSLRNTLRRAGFASEAMIDQHFPQKKDGI; this comes from the coding sequence ATGTCGTCTGATGTGACCGAGCCGAAGTGGTCCCTGCGGCTGCCCGCCGATTGCAGCATTGCCGCGATCCGCAGCGTCTATGATTTGATCCGCGAAGCGTTCGGTCGGCAGGATCGGCTCGAGATCGATTGCTCCAGCGTCGACAAGGCCGACGTGACCTCGATCCAGCTTCTGCTGTCGGCTGCCAAGACCGGCGATGCTCAAGGCCGCCCGGTGGTCCTGACGTCCTTTTCCCAGTCTCTGCGCAACACCCTTCGCCGCGCCGGCTTCGCCAGTGAAGCGATGATCGATCAGCACTTCCCGCAAAAGAAAGATGGCATCTAA
- a CDS encoding HD domain-containing phosphohydrolase, whose amino-acid sequence MLTQALLVDDSRSVLNFLKRLIEAEGLVEATTFLDPVEALACARERVFDLVLVDYEMPHMDGISFIRTLRTLPGCADIPIAMITSRQTDDVKMEALQAGATDFLPKAPQSVEMTVRLRNLIQLGAAVRKLNDRAAHLASEVAAATRKLGEREEEIILRLALAVEYRDNDTGEHTLRVARYSRIIAEQLGLPARLCRDIYLAAPLHDVGKVAIPDNILLKPGRLTDQEMAVIRTHATIGERILADSGCELIQLGAQIAAGHHERWDGGGYPNGLMADQIPVPARVVAVADVFDALTTRRPYKEPMPLDVARDYLAQNAGRQFDPACVEAFLSRWDEVVGIATGQATLPQQTSEAALSPFISGPAGSPDQDCAPDAAAAAV is encoded by the coding sequence ATGCTGACCCAAGCGCTTCTGGTTGATGACAGCCGCTCCGTCCTCAATTTCCTGAAACGTCTCATCGAAGCGGAAGGCCTCGTTGAGGCCACAACCTTCCTCGATCCCGTCGAAGCGCTGGCTTGCGCGCGCGAGCGTGTGTTCGATCTCGTACTGGTCGACTACGAGATGCCGCACATGGACGGCATCAGCTTCATCCGCACGCTGCGCACGCTGCCCGGCTGCGCCGACATTCCGATCGCGATGATCACGTCGCGGCAGACCGACGACGTCAAGATGGAAGCGCTGCAGGCGGGTGCAACCGATTTCCTGCCCAAGGCGCCGCAGAGCGTCGAGATGACGGTGCGCCTGCGGAATTTGATTCAGCTTGGTGCAGCCGTACGCAAGCTCAACGATCGTGCTGCACATCTGGCGAGCGAAGTCGCGGCCGCAACGCGCAAGCTCGGCGAGCGCGAGGAAGAGATCATCCTGCGCCTCGCGCTCGCGGTCGAGTATCGCGACAACGACACCGGCGAGCACACGCTGCGGGTCGCCCGCTACAGCCGCATCATCGCCGAGCAGCTCGGCCTCCCGGCCCGTCTCTGCCGGGACATCTATCTCGCGGCGCCCCTGCACGACGTTGGCAAGGTCGCCATTCCCGACAACATCCTGCTCAAGCCCGGCAGGCTGACCGACCAGGAGATGGCCGTCATCCGCACCCACGCCACGATCGGCGAAAGGATCCTGGCCGACTCCGGCTGCGAGCTGATCCAGCTCGGTGCGCAAATCGCCGCAGGCCATCACGAGCGCTGGGATGGCGGCGGCTATCCAAACGGCCTGATGGCAGACCAGATCCCGGTCCCGGCGCGCGTGGTCGCGGTCGCCGACGTCTTTGACGCCCTGACGACCCGGCGCCCATATAAAGAGCCAATGCCGCTGGACGTGGCGCGCGACTATCTGGCCCAGAACGCGGGACGGCAGTTCGACCCGGCCTGTGTCGAAGCTTTCCTGTCGCGCTGGGATGAAGTGGTCGGGATCGCCACCGGGCAAGCGACGCTCCCGCAGCAGACATCCGAGGCCGCCCTTTCACCCTTTATATCAGGGCCGGCCGGCAGCCCCGACCAGGACTGCGCGCCCGACGCGGCCGCGGCGGCGGTCTGA
- a CDS encoding adenylate/guanylate cyclase domain-containing protein, translating to MRRIGRRDIVAAIVIALITGAAFTSPPLQALQGLSLDILTALRWTLVGDSRDPATSPVVVVAIDGETYDTPPFKGSPTQTWTREVGRVLGSITEGGAKVIGYDVIFKNSIEQSDIPFGDAPVGARLKGFDRDYLIALRKLSDSGKLVLGEVLSNDHPESPFPAQRLAVKNNVRALNVYTDPDDVIRRMPLSFSIAGQQVPAMAVELASRALGAKPETGASGATNLSGYAIPSAVPNTMTLNFRGMGRDIPAYSFADLRACVEKGDMDFFRRAFDGKVVLLGSILTFDDRKLTSMRLARDYDGTRGSRCALPTPANAEPMARSGIAGVFVHATVVRNLIEHDAVTELGFAQRSLLAIIFAAIMACAACMLAPGGALIAWLALSAAYTAIAVGAFVHAFALPLTEPVLAGLTAIAMMIGYRFVIADREERFLRKSFAFYLAPEVIDSMVTSGKMPALGGEMRDITMFFSDLAGFSSIAEKMTPGELVALMNDYLSAMTDIIESHGGYVDKYIGDSIVAIFGAPADDPDHARHAVAAALQCRDRLEELNDSHPAFRERGLAHRIGLNSGEAVVGNIGSRRRFNYTVMSDTVNLASRLEGANKYYGSVIMASEATVNQSRSAYTWRELDLVKVQGRDEPIRVYEPLAEKNKETQEQGMRAATYASGLASWRARDFAKAAELFESAAGDDPPCRHFARRARVLAGNPPPIDWTPVNTLEGK from the coding sequence ATGCGGCGGATCGGCAGGCGGGACATCGTTGCAGCGATCGTGATCGCGCTCATCACGGGCGCGGCGTTCACCTCGCCACCGCTCCAGGCGCTGCAGGGGCTCTCACTCGACATTCTCACGGCGTTGCGCTGGACGCTGGTCGGCGACAGCCGCGATCCCGCGACATCGCCGGTCGTCGTCGTGGCCATTGACGGGGAGACCTACGACACCCCGCCTTTCAAAGGGTCCCCGACGCAGACCTGGACGCGTGAGGTCGGCCGGGTGCTCGGCAGCATCACCGAGGGCGGCGCCAAAGTCATCGGCTACGATGTCATCTTCAAGAATTCGATCGAGCAATCGGACATTCCTTTTGGCGACGCTCCGGTCGGTGCGCGGCTGAAAGGATTTGACCGCGACTATCTGATCGCGCTGCGCAAGCTATCCGACAGCGGCAAGCTGGTGCTCGGCGAGGTCCTCAGCAACGACCATCCGGAGTCGCCCTTCCCGGCCCAGCGGCTTGCGGTGAAGAACAATGTTCGCGCCCTCAACGTCTACACCGACCCCGATGACGTGATCCGTCGGATGCCGCTGAGCTTTTCCATCGCGGGCCAGCAAGTGCCTGCCATGGCCGTCGAACTCGCCTCGCGCGCGCTGGGTGCAAAGCCGGAGACCGGTGCAAGCGGCGCGACGAATTTGTCGGGCTACGCGATTCCGAGCGCAGTCCCCAACACGATGACGCTCAACTTTCGCGGCATGGGCCGCGACATTCCGGCCTATTCCTTCGCCGATTTGCGCGCCTGCGTCGAGAAGGGAGACATGGACTTCTTCCGCCGCGCCTTCGACGGCAAGGTCGTGCTGCTGGGCAGCATCCTCACCTTCGATGACCGCAAGCTCACCTCGATGCGCCTGGCCCGCGATTATGACGGAACACGGGGATCGCGATGTGCCTTGCCCACGCCTGCGAATGCCGAGCCAATGGCCCGCAGCGGGATCGCGGGCGTCTTCGTCCATGCCACGGTCGTACGAAACCTGATCGAGCATGATGCCGTCACCGAGCTCGGCTTCGCGCAGCGTTCGCTCCTGGCGATCATCTTCGCGGCGATCATGGCTTGCGCCGCCTGCATGCTGGCGCCGGGCGGCGCCCTGATCGCCTGGCTGGCGCTGTCCGCCGCCTACACGGCCATCGCCGTCGGCGCCTTCGTCCACGCATTTGCGCTCCCCCTGACCGAGCCGGTGCTCGCAGGCCTGACCGCCATCGCGATGATGATCGGCTACCGCTTCGTGATCGCCGACCGTGAGGAGCGCTTCCTGCGCAAGAGCTTTGCGTTCTACCTCGCGCCCGAGGTGATCGACAGCATGGTTACGTCCGGCAAGATGCCCGCGCTCGGCGGCGAGATGCGTGACATCACCATGTTTTTCTCGGACCTGGCCGGCTTCTCCTCGATTGCCGAGAAGATGACGCCGGGCGAGCTGGTCGCATTGATGAACGACTATCTGTCGGCGATGACAGACATCATCGAAAGCCATGGCGGCTATGTGGACAAATATATCGGCGATTCCATCGTCGCGATATTTGGCGCGCCGGCCGACGATCCCGACCATGCGCGGCACGCTGTCGCGGCCGCGCTGCAATGTCGCGACCGACTCGAGGAGCTCAACGACAGCCATCCCGCGTTCCGGGAGCGCGGCCTTGCTCATCGCATCGGGCTGAACAGCGGCGAGGCCGTGGTCGGCAACATCGGCTCTCGCCGGCGCTTCAACTACACCGTCATGAGCGACACGGTGAACCTGGCTTCGCGGCTCGAAGGCGCCAACAAATATTATGGCAGCGTGATCATGGCGTCCGAGGCAACTGTCAATCAAAGCCGCAGCGCATACACCTGGCGCGAGCTCGACCTTGTCAAGGTACAAGGGCGCGACGAGCCGATCCGGGTGTACGAGCCGCTCGCCGAGAAGAACAAGGAAACGCAGGAGCAAGGCATGCGCGCGGCGACGTACGCCAGCGGACTTGCGTCCTGGCGCGCGCGCGACTTCGCGAAGGCCGCCGAGCTGTTCGAAAGCGCCGCCGGCGATGATCCGCCGTGCCGACATTTTGCCAGGCGTGCGCGGGTCCTGGCCGGCAATCCACCGCCGATCGATTGGACGCCGGTGAATACGCTGGAAGGCAAGTAG
- the pobA gene encoding 4-hydroxybenzoate 3-monooxygenase, whose product MKVQVCIIGGGPSGLLLSQLLHLKGIDTIVLEKYSREHVLARIRAGVLEHGFARLMREAQCGERMDREGEIHNGFEIAHDGALSHIDLHKHSGGNSVLVYGQTELTRDLYEARDRLNGKVVHNAEDVTPHDLTSDRPYVTYRADGATVRVDCDYVVGADGFHGVSRKSIPKDVLREYEKVYPFGWLGVLSRTKPVSPELIYVKHERGFALCSLRSQVLSRYYVQVPLTDKVEDWSDDSFWAELKRRLPDHVAARLITGPSIEKSIAPLRSFVAEPMSYGRLFLAGDAAHIVPPTGARGLNSAASDIYYLYHAMLAHYQGGDDSGLKGYSAKALARIWKAQRFSWWMTMMLHRFPDRSEYEDRLQQTELEYLFSSETAQRLLAENYVGLPF is encoded by the coding sequence ATGAAAGTTCAGGTCTGCATCATCGGCGGTGGGCCGTCCGGGCTGTTGCTGTCCCAGCTCCTGCACCTGAAGGGCATCGACACCATCGTGCTGGAGAAATACAGCCGCGAGCACGTGCTGGCCCGCATCCGTGCCGGCGTGCTCGAGCACGGCTTTGCCAGGCTGATGCGCGAAGCGCAATGCGGCGAGCGGATGGACCGCGAGGGTGAGATCCACAACGGTTTCGAGATCGCTCATGACGGCGCGCTCTCTCATATCGATCTGCACAAGCATTCCGGCGGCAATTCGGTGCTGGTCTACGGCCAGACCGAGCTGACGCGCGATCTCTACGAGGCGCGCGATCGGCTGAACGGCAAGGTCGTGCACAATGCCGAGGACGTGACACCGCATGATCTGACCTCCGACCGGCCCTACGTGACGTATCGCGCGGACGGCGCGACCGTTCGCGTCGATTGCGATTATGTCGTCGGTGCCGACGGATTTCACGGCGTCAGCCGCAAGTCGATCCCGAAGGACGTGTTGCGCGAATATGAGAAGGTCTACCCGTTCGGCTGGCTGGGGGTGCTGTCACGCACCAAGCCGGTGTCGCCGGAGCTGATCTATGTGAAGCACGAACGCGGTTTCGCGCTCTGCTCGCTGCGCTCACAGGTGCTGAGCCGCTATTACGTCCAGGTGCCGCTGACCGACAAGGTCGAGGATTGGTCGGACGACTCTTTCTGGGCGGAGCTGAAGCGTCGCCTGCCGGACCATGTTGCCGCACGATTGATCACCGGTCCCTCGATCGAGAAAAGCATCGCGCCACTGCGCAGCTTCGTCGCGGAGCCGATGAGCTATGGCCGCCTGTTCCTCGCCGGCGACGCCGCGCACATCGTGCCACCGACCGGCGCGCGCGGGCTGAACAGTGCCGCCTCCGACATCTATTATCTCTACCACGCCATGCTCGCGCATTATCAGGGCGGTGACGATTCCGGGCTGAAAGGTTATTCCGCCAAGGCCTTGGCGCGGATCTGGAAGGCGCAACGTTTCTCGTGGTGGATGACGATGATGCTGCACCGCTTCCCCGATCGCTCCGAGTATGAAGACCGGCTCCAGCAGACCGAGCTCGAATACCTCTTCTCGTCCGAGACCGCGCAGCGGTTGCTCGCGGAGAACTATGTGGGGCTGCCGTTTTAA